One part of the Epinephelus fuscoguttatus linkage group LG12, E.fuscoguttatus.final_Chr_v1 genome encodes these proteins:
- the LOC125898165 gene encoding zinc finger BED domain-containing protein 4-like, translating to MKRMMREDLDSRYSEDVERMIDLACFLDPRFKGQFSEDLENTISVCVEEALKLVWATPVRVRQEHLEEPSQTQPTASARTAESHKTPSLTGLLKKIMATKRQRAEEEGASSTPEEKVRAEVKVYMCLPSIKEEEDPLLWWRQHAEEMPHLSKVTRRLFCIPATSVPSERVFSASGHIVTPQRTKLKPEKVNMLTFLHFNL from the exons ATGAAGAGGATGATGAGGGAGGACCTTGACTCAAGATATTCGGAGGACGTTGAGAGAATGATTGACCTTGCTTGTTTCCTAGACCCTCGGTTCAAAGGACAGTTCTCTGAAGATCTTGAGAACACAATCTCCGTCTGTGTAGAGGAGGCCCTAAAACTGGTGTGGGCCACACCAGTTAGAGTCCGACAAGAACACCTGGAGGAGCCCAGTCAGACTCAGCCCACTGCCAGTGCCAGAACTGCAGAGTCCCACAAGACACCTAGCCTAACTGGCTTGCTGAAGAAGATCATGGCAACCAAGAGGCAGCGAGCTGAAGAAGAAGGGGCCAGTAGCACTCCTGAAGAGAAG GTGAGGGCGGAGGTGAAGGTCTACATGTGTCTTCCATCCattaaggaggaggaggatccGTTGCTGTGGTGGAGGCAACATGCAGAGGAAATGCCTCATCTCTCCAAGGTCACACGCCGGCTTTTCTGCATACCTGCCACTAGTGTTCCTTCGGAACGTGTCTTCAGTGCCAGTGGACACATTGTTACGCCTCAAAGAACCAAACTTAAGCCAGAAAAAGTgaacatgctgacatttttgCACTTCAATCTGTGA
- the LOC125898158 gene encoding uncharacterized protein LOC125898158 isoform X2: protein MKKSFSFFPGRMTVSFRKGPSGHLRQDPSDEAMRIKKNPSLQDKSPPQRHDLVRSNALTAVLQRGGDVSDRQEVMGEYMLQFGKYKGKPYRWLLENDVGYTIYLINKVEEEERAGTFNPQGNSKDSLLSFLDYARSFQEIEDLREYLLSRKPAPPVSSEGDNVVGFGARAKHTWRQIWESREDGYAAFIVGVKCVKNSKMYNLQQYLLQQQRAESCPPPAEVSSTSAASTHTSRSLVMEEDEELERAMLNLPPSEFDIEFKPPAEVSSAPAVSLSTGINMSAMMLTGQSQQLQLLFPDLLSLVTPL, encoded by the exons ATGAAGAAGTCCTTCAGCTTCTTCCCAGGAAGGATGACAGTGTCCTTCAGGAAGGGTCCATCTGGCCATCTGCGGCAGGACCCCTCAGATGAGGCcatgagaattaaaaaaaacccttctcTTCAGGACAAGTCTCCCCCTCAGAGACATGACCTTGTGAGGTCTAATGCTCTCACTGCGGTCCTTCAGCGGGGGGGTGATGTGTCGGACCGACAGGAGGTGATGGGGGAGTACATGCTGCAGTTTGGAAAATACAAGGGGAAACCATACAGGTGGCTCCTTGAAAATGATGTCGGCTACACCATCTACCTCATCAATAAggtagaagaggaggagagagctgGGACCTTCAACCCCCAAGGGAACAGCAAGGACAGCCTGCTGTCATTCCTGGACTATGCCAGGAGCTTCCAGGAAATTGAGGACCTGAGGGAGTACCTTCTCTCCAGGAAGCCTGCGCCACCAGTCTCATCAGAGGGGGACAATGTAGTTGGCTTTGGAGCCAGGGCCAAGCAcacctggaggcagatctgggAGAGCAGGGAGGACGGTTACGCTGCCTTTATTGTCGGAGTAAAGTGTGTTAAAAACAGCAAGATGTACAACCTGCAGCAGTacctcctccagcagcagaggGCTGAGTCCTGTCCACCGCCTGCAGAAGTCTCCTCTACATCGGCtgcttccacacacacatctagATCTCTTG TgatggaggaggatgaggagctgGAGAGAGCGATGTTAAACCTGCCTCCATCTGAATTTGACATTGAATTCA AGCCACCAGCAGAAGTCTCCAGTGCCCCAGCTGTATCTCTATCAACAG GAATTAACATGTCAGCGATGATG CTCACAGGACAAAGCCAACAGCTACAGCTACTGTTTCCAGACCTGCTGAGCCTAGTGACCCCCCTGTGA
- the LOC125898160 gene encoding uncharacterized protein LOC125898160, with protein sequence MFSYAIMNESWMILSWVMLQPECDRSLYTMYEGLSQRYTAAGVQKANFQWVDRDCCAAFKVLQPEAQDHISWDCRRTSEAIVAQATSGNLANNSASRLKFNQDITIKLDLFHCMRRFTREYVSEHHPFYSSFSQFLSAAFVVVDQSDLRRLQEAYTFFRISPADPTKQHIREHCRMTVPQPRELLQRVEDVLHHFYLAKDSKDVPLFKASMLRVWRIQRIYILRGCLSDPEVT encoded by the exons ATGTTTTCCTATGCTATTATGAACGAGAGTTGGATGATCCTGAGCTGGGTGATGCTGCAGCCTGAGTGTGATAGGTCCCTTTATACCATGTATGAGGGTCTGTCACAACGCTACACTGCAGCAGGAGTGCAGAAGGCAAACTTCCAGTGGGTTGACAG GGACTGCTGTGCTGCCTTTAAGGTCCTGCAACCTGAGGCTCAGGATCACATCTCATGGGACTGCCGGAGGACGTCAGAGGCCATCGTGGCACAAGCAACCTCTGGAAACCTGGCAAACAACAGTGCCTCAAGACTCAAGTTTAACCAAGACATCACCATCAAGTTAGACTTGTTTCACTGCATGCGCCGGTTTACCAGAGAGTATGTGTCAGAACACCATCCATTTTATAGTTCCTTCTCCCAGTTCCTCTCTGCAGCGTTCGTTGTGGTGGACCAGAGTGACCTCAGGAGGCTCCAGGAGGCATACACGTTCTTCAGAATCTCTCCTGCTGATCCCACCAAGCAGCACATCAGAGAGCACTGTAGAATGACAGTGCCACagcccagagaactgctgcagAGGGTAGAAGATGTGTTACATCATTTCTACCTGGCAAAGGACAGCAAGGATGTGCCCCTCTTCAAGGCCTCCATGTTGAGGGTGTGGAGGATCCAACGCATCTACATCCTGAGAGGCTGCCTGAGCGACCCAGAGGTGACGTAG
- the LOC125898158 gene encoding uncharacterized protein LOC125898158 isoform X1 produces the protein MHCLCCAQEIMKKSFSFFPGRMTVSFRKGPSGHLRQDPSDEAMRIKKNPSLQDKSPPQRHDLVRSNALTAVLQRGGDVSDRQEVMGEYMLQFGKYKGKPYRWLLENDVGYTIYLINKVEEEERAGTFNPQGNSKDSLLSFLDYARSFQEIEDLREYLLSRKPAPPVSSEGDNVVGFGARAKHTWRQIWESREDGYAAFIVGVKCVKNSKMYNLQQYLLQQQRAESCPPPAEVSSTSAASTHTSRSLVMEEDEELERAMLNLPPSEFDIEFKPPAEVSSAPAVSLSTGINMSAMMLTGQSQQLQLLFPDLLSLVTPL, from the exons ATGCATTGTTTGTGCTGTGCACAGGAGATAATGAAGAAGTCCTTCAGCTTCTTCCCAGGAAGGATGACAGTGTCCTTCAGGAAGGGTCCATCTGGCCATCTGCGGCAGGACCCCTCAGATGAGGCcatgagaattaaaaaaaacccttctcTTCAGGACAAGTCTCCCCCTCAGAGACATGACCTTGTGAGGTCTAATGCTCTCACTGCGGTCCTTCAGCGGGGGGGTGATGTGTCGGACCGACAGGAGGTGATGGGGGAGTACATGCTGCAGTTTGGAAAATACAAGGGGAAACCATACAGGTGGCTCCTTGAAAATGATGTCGGCTACACCATCTACCTCATCAATAAggtagaagaggaggagagagctgGGACCTTCAACCCCCAAGGGAACAGCAAGGACAGCCTGCTGTCATTCCTGGACTATGCCAGGAGCTTCCAGGAAATTGAGGACCTGAGGGAGTACCTTCTCTCCAGGAAGCCTGCGCCACCAGTCTCATCAGAGGGGGACAATGTAGTTGGCTTTGGAGCCAGGGCCAAGCAcacctggaggcagatctgggAGAGCAGGGAGGACGGTTACGCTGCCTTTATTGTCGGAGTAAAGTGTGTTAAAAACAGCAAGATGTACAACCTGCAGCAGTacctcctccagcagcagaggGCTGAGTCCTGTCCACCGCCTGCAGAAGTCTCCTCTACATCGGCtgcttccacacacacatctagATCTCTTG TgatggaggaggatgaggagctgGAGAGAGCGATGTTAAACCTGCCTCCATCTGAATTTGACATTGAATTCA AGCCACCAGCAGAAGTCTCCAGTGCCCCAGCTGTATCTCTATCAACAG GAATTAACATGTCAGCGATGATG CTCACAGGACAAAGCCAACAGCTACAGCTACTGTTTCCAGACCTGCTGAGCCTAGTGACCCCCCTGTGA